A genomic segment from Saprospiraceae bacterium encodes:
- a CDS encoding 1-acyl-sn-glycerol-3-phosphate acyltransferase, with amino-acid sequence MFIFGRERIPKKGPVIFLVNHPSTFLEACIIASNQHRDLHFLVRGDMFEKKWLLPILRSTNQIPIYRFKDGFGKLRNNKSTFDQSFEVLAQQEVVLMFPEASSQLVKYLRPLQKGAARLAIGTIEEKNVDELYVVPTGIYYINPTKSRKDVYLEFGEPIDVVEWYRLNEQADDKLGLLTNLFQEKMQEVVPSISHHHQEGVYNLAFEMIEKQLNPYNGSGVFYHKAPHQQLSKFIAALNSKPTHALTEINNAIHAYVPKNVNFNSFDAAVYFNSAQRIIQFIACFICFLIGLPGILAFGIPLVLAKSFSKRKIKSLEFYPPVRLAITMVFHFLFSILIVIWLHSYYNWIETFLLYWFLILSLYAFGLFMDFAAYLKVPFLTKSNKNYKKQRTQIVRSIWNR; translated from the coding sequence ATGTTCATTTTCGGCAGGGAACGCATACCCAAAAAGGGACCCGTAATTTTTCTTGTAAACCATCCGAGTACTTTTTTAGAAGCTTGTATCATAGCATCCAACCAGCACCGTGATTTGCATTTTTTAGTTCGGGGTGACATGTTTGAAAAGAAATGGCTCTTGCCAATTTTGCGATCCACCAACCAAATTCCTATCTACAGATTTAAAGATGGCTTTGGTAAATTGCGCAACAACAAAAGCACGTTTGATCAAAGTTTTGAAGTATTGGCTCAACAGGAAGTTGTACTCATGTTTCCTGAGGCGAGTTCGCAATTGGTAAAATATTTACGCCCTTTGCAAAAAGGTGCTGCGCGATTGGCGATTGGAACGATTGAAGAGAAAAACGTAGATGAACTTTATGTGGTGCCGACCGGAATCTATTATATAAATCCAACCAAAAGCCGAAAAGATGTGTATTTGGAATTTGGTGAACCGATTGATGTTGTTGAATGGTATCGTTTGAATGAGCAGGCAGATGACAAATTGGGTTTATTAACCAATTTATTTCAAGAAAAAATGCAGGAAGTGGTGCCATCCATTTCGCATCATCATCAGGAGGGGGTTTATAACCTTGCATTTGAAATGATCGAAAAGCAATTAAATCCTTACAATGGATCAGGTGTTTTTTATCATAAGGCGCCGCATCAACAATTGTCAAAATTTATTGCAGCACTCAATAGCAAACCAACGCATGCATTGACAGAAATTAATAATGCAATTCATGCTTATGTGCCCAAAAATGTAAATTTTAATTCGTTTGATGCAGCTGTTTATTTTAATAGCGCACAACGAATTATCCAATTCATAGCATGTTTTATCTGTTTTCTGATTGGATTACCGGGAATACTAGCTTTTGGGATTCCATTGGTACTTGCTAAGTCATTTTCCAAACGCAAAATCAAGAGTTTAGAATTTTATCCACCGGTTCGTCTGGCAATCACCATGGTTTTTCATTTTTTATTTTCAATACTCATAGTGATTTGGTTACATTCCTATTATAATTGGATTGAAACCTTCCTGTTGTATTGGTTCTTAATACTTTCTTTGTATGCATTTGGACTGTTTATGGATTTTGCGGCCTACTTAAAAGTTCCTTTTTTAACTAAGTCCAATAAAAATTATAAAAAGCAACGGACGCAGATCGTTCGGAGCATTTGGAATAGATAG
- the rffA gene encoding dTDP-4-amino-4,6-dideoxygalactose transaminase, with the protein MQSAHNIPFHIAYQSTHAANYLDEVLKINNASSDGVFHHKCKGWFKQNQQISNVFLCGSCTDALEFSGLLAGLNTGDEIILPSFTFASTANAFLLRGCTIRFADTSSLRPNVELEQILPQVTAQTKAIVLIHYAGIAINMDPILAFAKANNILVIEDAAQCIGARYKDQYLGSIAPLGCLSFHPSKIIHCGEGGALFVNQSAYLTQAELIFEKGTNRKAFQNHETSFYEWQTLGSSYGMSEFQAAVLLSQLEELTMVLNYQMKLWNLYQQNLNELLVNGMLRLPDVPDYAHINGSEFYIVLNDESQRIQLQQMLASQNIQTRTHYRALHRSSFYKNKLNQTLINTDIFEACLLRLPLHFYLTESDVLIVCDRITQFFKK; encoded by the coding sequence ATGCAGTCCGCCCACAACATCCCATTTCATATCGCCTATCAATCGACGCATGCAGCGAACTATCTGGATGAGGTGCTGAAAATAAATAATGCTTCCAGCGATGGAGTTTTTCACCATAAATGCAAAGGCTGGTTTAAACAAAATCAACAAATTTCAAATGTATTTCTGTGCGGCTCATGTACAGATGCATTGGAATTTTCAGGATTGCTCGCTGGATTAAATACCGGAGATGAAATTATTCTACCAAGCTTCACCTTTGCCTCCACTGCAAATGCTTTTCTGCTCCGCGGATGCACAATTCGCTTTGCAGATACCTCTTCATTAAGACCGAATGTTGAATTAGAGCAAATTCTTCCGCAAGTAACAGCACAAACAAAAGCAATTGTTTTAATACATTATGCAGGCATCGCCATCAATATGGATCCAATTCTTGCTTTTGCGAAAGCAAATAACATTTTAGTTATCGAAGATGCAGCACAATGCATCGGCGCCCGTTATAAAGATCAATATTTAGGAAGTATAGCTCCGCTGGGATGCTTGTCTTTCCACCCTTCCAAAATAATACATTGCGGCGAAGGGGGTGCACTATTCGTTAATCAGTCAGCCTATTTAACTCAAGCTGAGCTAATATTTGAAAAAGGAACCAACCGAAAAGCTTTTCAAAATCATGAAACCAGTTTTTATGAATGGCAAACCCTCGGTTCTTCCTATGGCATGTCAGAATTTCAAGCCGCTGTGTTGTTATCTCAATTAGAAGAACTTACCATGGTGCTTAACTACCAAATGAAACTTTGGAATCTGTATCAACAAAATCTAAATGAATTACTTGTAAATGGCATGTTGCGTTTACCCGATGTACCCGATTATGCTCACATAAATGGAAGTGAATTTTACATTGTATTAAATGATGAATCTCAACGGATTCAATTGCAACAAATGCTTGCATCCCAAAACATTCAAACCAGAACCCACTATAGAGCCTTGCACAGAAGCAGTTTTTATAAAAATAAATTAAATCAAACCTTGATCAACACCGATATTTTTGAAGCTTGCTTACTAAGATTGCCTTTACATTTCTATCTAACAGAATCTGATGTGTTGATAGTCTGTGACCGAATTACTCAATTTTTTAAAAAATAA
- the miaA gene encoding tRNA (adenosine(37)-N6)-dimethylallyltransferase MiaA → MKNTLLVIDGPTAAGKTDLAYHWAVELNCPILSADSRQLFCDVNIGTCKPSNEMLQSVKHYFINHIPIDGTYSVGHYEQEVHVLLSELFKQHPVLILCGGTGLYIKAILKGIDQIPLSSTEVKLQSQTLLDEKGIEACRNMLAEVDPEYYATVDLNNSRRILRALEVYFESGKPFSSFLNKPNIPKPFDIKEICLIPERSLLYQRIEHRVDQMIEAGLFDEAKSLEQYRSCQALNTVGYRETYEYLDGRITKDRCIELIKQNSRNYAKRQITWFKKELNGIQINATDPLTLKNIRTQFSELFPR, encoded by the coding sequence ATGAAGAATACTTTACTGGTAATAGATGGTCCAACAGCAGCCGGCAAAACAGACTTAGCATACCATTGGGCTGTCGAACTGAATTGTCCGATTCTCTCTGCTGACAGCCGACAACTGTTTTGCGATGTCAATATAGGCACGTGCAAACCATCAAATGAAATGCTTCAATCGGTTAAACACTACTTCATTAATCACATCCCAATTGATGGAACTTACAGTGTAGGCCACTACGAACAGGAAGTCCATGTACTCTTGAGTGAATTATTTAAACAACATCCGGTCTTGATTCTGTGTGGTGGAACCGGACTCTATATAAAAGCAATCCTAAAAGGGATTGATCAAATTCCTTTATCTTCAACAGAAGTAAAACTTCAAAGTCAAACACTCCTGGATGAAAAGGGCATAGAAGCTTGTCGCAATATGTTAGCAGAAGTCGATCCCGAATATTACGCAACAGTCGATTTAAACAATTCAAGACGAATATTAAGAGCATTGGAAGTCTATTTTGAAAGCGGAAAACCATTTTCAAGTTTTTTGAATAAACCAAACATTCCCAAACCCTTTGATATTAAAGAAATTTGTCTGATTCCGGAAAGAAGCCTGCTATATCAAAGAATTGAACATCGCGTTGATCAAATGATTGAAGCTGGATTGTTTGATGAAGCAAAATCTCTTGAACAATATCGTTCGTGCCAGGCATTAAACACGGTTGGCTATCGTGAAACGTATGAATATCTCGATGGACGCATTACTAAAGATCGTTGCATCGAACTCATTAAACAAAATTCCCGTAATTATGCAAAGCGGCAAATTACCTGGTTTAAAAAGGAACTTAACGGAATTCAAATTAATGCTACAGATCCCTTAACATTAAAGAATATCAGAACACAATTCAGTGAACTATTCCCTCGGTAG
- a CDS encoding T9SS type A sorting domain-containing protein, translated as MSRWVWIFLLLVYSQAVDCQRCKAYSSIYEPANNSDQIYKFQFREALQCRLVFHVFYSTPEEKLSSLQIYSQMEVLNRYFHEAVNSEDFNIPEPFRSLKANPNIQFCLADTTPAGEQTIGIEWIAINDLSIACKSEFGKRNLMHKNLGGVDVWDPKTYINIFVINRNQCPVLGEAIYPWDATLDEDGIFIDYRSVGAIGSAYGNKPFHQGKTLVHEMGHYFGLLHLSGDKSECTGDDGVSDTPVQDLEYYGCPGFPQIRCGQSSQYMNFMSLVDDACMHMFTKGQVNRMNEQIQLYRPEIGNMNCAIGSQSGLEQIFIRQDQMDWQLLTKNHKLFDSNLELYDMNGRLRWKQQVKAALSISLSAEILGVNPGVYFLLVSNKEEKLCYKLILVR; from the coding sequence ATGAGCAGGTGGGTCTGGATATTTTTATTACTCGTTTACAGTCAAGCAGTGGATTGCCAGCGGTGTAAGGCATACAGTTCCATTTATGAACCTGCAAACAATTCAGATCAAATATATAAGTTTCAATTCAGGGAAGCCTTGCAATGCAGATTAGTTTTTCATGTGTTTTATTCAACTCCTGAAGAAAAGCTAAGCAGCCTTCAAATCTATTCGCAGATGGAAGTATTGAATCGGTATTTCCATGAAGCCGTGAATTCAGAGGATTTTAACATTCCGGAACCATTCAGATCTTTAAAAGCTAATCCAAACATCCAATTTTGCCTGGCAGACACCACTCCGGCGGGAGAGCAGACAATTGGAATCGAATGGATTGCAATCAATGATTTGTCTATTGCCTGTAAATCAGAATTTGGAAAGCGCAATTTGATGCATAAAAATTTGGGTGGTGTTGACGTTTGGGATCCCAAAACCTATATCAATATTTTTGTGATCAATAGAAACCAATGTCCTGTATTGGGTGAAGCCATCTATCCCTGGGATGCAACGCTTGATGAGGATGGAATTTTCATTGATTATCGGAGCGTTGGAGCAATTGGCAGTGCCTATGGAAACAAACCTTTTCATCAAGGGAAAACCTTGGTGCACGAAATGGGTCATTATTTTGGTTTGTTACACCTTTCCGGGGATAAATCGGAATGTACAGGAGACGATGGTGTTTCAGATACCCCCGTACAGGATCTTGAATATTATGGATGCCCTGGGTTTCCACAAATACGCTGCGGACAATCGAGTCAATACATGAACTTTATGAGTTTAGTGGATGATGCCTGCATGCATATGTTTACAAAAGGACAAGTAAACAGAATGAACGAACAAATTCAATTATATCGCCCGGAAATTGGTAATATGAATTGTGCTATTGGTTCACAATCCGGTTTAGAGCAAATTTTTATACGGCAAGATCAAATGGATTGGCAATTGCTGACTAAAAATCACAAACTTTTTGACAGCAATCTTGAGTTGTATGATATGAATGGCCGACTTCGTTGGAAGCAACAGGTAAAAGCGGCATTAAGCATTAGCTTGTCCGCGGAAATTTTGGGTGTAAACCCTGGTGTATATTTTTTGTTAGTGTCAAATAAGGAAGAGAAACTATGTTACAAATTAATATTAGTAAGATGA
- a CDS encoding N-acetyltransferase produces the protein MFDAISSISAIWDQIPATSRLLSSEYLDILERFPPESMKFRYVLVYKSSKLVACLYFQIVPFKAADRLKMENAPKKSLVSCFYTQIKKLVAKQVDFVTLINGNLLSTGPYGFKLHPDLANSEFQQIFDSLLQVLFKQHEHIDYANLCLLKELPPQQAFNTNAEDCFSNLHPFLIQPSMMLHLNAEWKSLNDYIAALQSKYRLRIKKALQAGASLTHKEFDLEQLADYHSAIYQLYLNTADGADFNLVKLNPNYFLELKRQLGTRYRIFGFFHDNELIAFYSLIDDGQQLLGHFLGTMKENNLRYQVYFNILIKFIEIAIQGNFKEINLARTAIEIKSSVGAVPVDLVCYLTHRNRIVNHLVPNLIQYLKPDEQFTIRKPFKKASDTPSS, from the coding sequence ATGTTTGATGCCATATCAAGCATTTCTGCTATTTGGGATCAAATTCCTGCAACCAGCCGTCTTTTAAGTTCGGAGTACCTGGACATCCTCGAGCGATTTCCCCCGGAATCCATGAAATTCCGCTATGTTTTGGTTTATAAAAGCTCCAAATTGGTGGCCTGCCTCTATTTTCAAATTGTACCATTTAAAGCAGCAGATCGCTTAAAAATGGAAAATGCGCCTAAAAAAAGTTTGGTTTCTTGTTTTTATACGCAAATCAAAAAACTTGTTGCCAAACAAGTAGATTTTGTAACCCTGATCAATGGCAATTTACTATCAACCGGCCCGTATGGTTTTAAATTACACCCTGATTTAGCTAATTCTGAATTTCAACAAATTTTTGATTCGCTATTACAGGTACTTTTTAAACAACACGAACACATTGATTATGCCAATCTCTGCTTGTTAAAAGAATTGCCACCCCAACAGGCCTTTAACACCAATGCAGAAGACTGTTTTTCAAATTTACATCCGTTTTTAATTCAACCTTCCATGATGCTTCATTTAAATGCTGAATGGAAATCACTCAACGATTACATTGCAGCATTGCAATCCAAATACAGACTGCGTATTAAAAAAGCACTTCAGGCCGGAGCATCCCTCACTCATAAAGAATTTGATCTCGAACAACTAGCTGATTACCATTCAGCCATTTATCAACTCTATTTAAACACTGCTGATGGCGCAGATTTTAATTTGGTAAAATTGAATCCAAATTATTTTCTTGAGTTAAAACGTCAATTGGGAACTCGTTATCGCATCTTTGGTTTTTTTCATGACAACGAACTCATTGCATTTTATTCTTTGATTGATGATGGCCAACAGCTTTTAGGACATTTTCTCGGAACGATGAAAGAGAATAACCTGCGTTATCAGGTTTATTTTAATATCTTAATTAAATTTATTGAAATAGCCATTCAAGGGAATTTTAAAGAAATCAATCTTGCACGAACTGCCATTGAAATTAAAAGTTCGGTCGGTGCGGTGCCCGTTGACCTTGTATGCTATTTGACACATCGCAATCGAATTGTAAATCATTTAGTTCCTAACCTTATCCAATATTTAAAACCGGATGAACAATTTACAATTCGAAAGCCTTTCAAAAAAGCATCTGATACCCCATCATCGTAA
- a CDS encoding valine--tRNA ligase yields MELETRFKPGSIESKWYDWWLQRNYFSSKPDERVPFSIVIPPPNVTGVLHMGHMLNNTIQDVLIRRARQNGMNACWVPGTDHASIATEAKVVQMLREKGIKKSDITRDEFMKYAWEWKEKYGGIILEQLKKLGASCDWDRTSFTMDPVRSEAVISAFVDLYNKGKLYRGKRMVHWDPEAKTVLSSEEVLHHDEQASLFHILYKLEGSDTEGIVIATQRPETIMADTAVCVHPDDPRYTAFHGKKVILPLLNKAIPVITDTYIDREFGTGALKVTPAHDPNDYEIGLRHGLEVIDCLNEDGTLSKEAIILVGEDRFVARKKIKPLLEEAGVLIKIENYTTSIGRSERTNAVVEPRLSLQWYVKMGELAKPALEAVMDDSIQFTPEHFKNTYRHWMDTIRDWCISRQLWWGHRIPAWYYGEEVFVAKTAEEALAQAQQKTGNLSLQLSDLQQDEDVLDTWFSSWLWPISVFDGNNNSEDFKYYYPTSVLVTGWDIIFLWVARMVMAGYEWKGQLPFHKVYFTGMVRDKLRRKMSKSLGNSPDALQLIEDFGADGVRFGMLACSPAGGDLLFDEKLCEQGRNFSNKMWNALRLIKGWTPDNSKQANDGDQLLMEWMESKLNAVLLEQKQYFEQLKLSEAIKTLYNFIWEDFCGFLLEAAKPASQENISGELYTKIIEVYEKICIVLHPFMPFITEEIWHGLKTRNEGEDCIVASMPSQGAVNAELLANMTELRTVLSQIRELRNKYGVKMNISVPLHIMKNDQTNLLAISGASSLLKKMAVLTEILQTDQEIEAAQSFMGMRQKYFVQLPVELDIEAEKTELLKEISYQEGFINSVLKKLENERFVASAPKDLVAKERKKLEDGQSRLIALKERLESITN; encoded by the coding sequence ATGGAATTAGAAACCCGATTTAAACCGGGGAGCATTGAATCAAAATGGTATGATTGGTGGCTTCAACGGAATTATTTTTCATCCAAACCAGATGAACGGGTCCCGTTTTCAATAGTGATCCCACCTCCCAATGTGACGGGAGTGCTCCACATGGGTCACATGCTCAACAATACAATTCAAGATGTCTTGATACGGCGAGCCCGTCAAAATGGAATGAATGCCTGTTGGGTACCCGGAACCGACCATGCTTCCATTGCAACCGAAGCGAAAGTAGTCCAAATGCTTCGTGAAAAAGGAATCAAAAAATCTGACATTACCAGAGATGAGTTCATGAAATATGCCTGGGAATGGAAAGAAAAATACGGGGGCATCATACTCGAGCAATTAAAAAAACTTGGTGCATCCTGCGACTGGGATCGGACTTCATTTACCATGGATCCGGTGCGCTCAGAAGCTGTAATCAGTGCTTTTGTCGATTTATATAACAAAGGAAAACTATACCGCGGCAAACGCATGGTTCACTGGGATCCGGAAGCAAAAACCGTTTTGTCCAGCGAAGAAGTCTTGCATCATGACGAACAAGCGAGTTTGTTTCACATCCTGTATAAACTGGAAGGTTCGGATACAGAAGGAATTGTAATCGCAACACAACGTCCGGAAACCATCATGGCAGATACTGCTGTGTGTGTGCATCCGGATGATCCACGATACACTGCCTTTCATGGCAAAAAAGTGATTTTACCTTTATTAAACAAAGCCATTCCGGTAATAACAGATACGTACATTGATCGTGAATTTGGAACCGGCGCATTAAAAGTGACTCCTGCTCATGATCCCAACGATTATGAAATTGGATTGCGTCATGGATTGGAAGTCATTGATTGTTTGAATGAAGATGGAACACTAAGCAAAGAAGCCATCATCCTGGTCGGTGAAGACCGCTTTGTTGCACGTAAAAAAATAAAACCGCTGCTTGAAGAAGCCGGTGTCTTAATTAAAATTGAAAACTACACCACCAGCATTGGTCGAAGTGAACGCACGAATGCAGTGGTCGAACCACGATTGAGTTTGCAGTGGTATGTTAAAATGGGCGAATTGGCCAAACCTGCATTGGAAGCAGTTATGGACGATTCCATCCAGTTTACTCCAGAACATTTTAAAAATACTTATAGACATTGGATGGATACCATCCGCGATTGGTGCATTTCACGTCAATTGTGGTGGGGCCATCGGATTCCAGCCTGGTATTATGGGGAAGAAGTCTTCGTTGCAAAAACAGCAGAAGAAGCATTGGCCCAGGCTCAGCAAAAGACTGGCAATTTATCACTTCAACTTTCCGATTTACAGCAAGATGAGGATGTGTTGGATACCTGGTTTTCATCCTGGCTTTGGCCTATTTCTGTATTTGATGGAAATAATAATTCAGAGGATTTTAAATACTATTATCCTACTTCGGTGTTAGTGACCGGATGGGATATTATTTTTCTGTGGGTTGCACGGATGGTTATGGCCGGTTATGAATGGAAAGGACAATTGCCTTTTCACAAAGTTTATTTTACCGGGATGGTACGCGATAAACTGCGCAGAAAGATGAGTAAGTCATTGGGAAATTCACCCGATGCACTGCAACTGATTGAAGATTTTGGTGCCGATGGCGTGCGATTTGGAATGTTGGCTTGTTCGCCGGCAGGTGGGGATTTATTGTTTGATGAAAAACTGTGCGAACAAGGACGCAATTTTTCCAATAAGATGTGGAATGCACTTCGACTGATAAAAGGTTGGACTCCTGATAATTCAAAACAAGCAAATGATGGAGATCAACTGCTGATGGAATGGATGGAGAGCAAATTGAATGCTGTATTGCTAGAGCAAAAGCAGTATTTCGAACAACTTAAATTATCAGAAGCAATTAAAACCCTTTACAATTTCATCTGGGAAGATTTTTGTGGATTTTTATTAGAGGCTGCAAAGCCTGCCAGTCAAGAAAACATTTCCGGGGAATTGTACACTAAAATCATTGAAGTGTATGAAAAAATCTGCATCGTCCTACATCCGTTTATGCCATTCATCACCGAAGAAATCTGGCACGGATTAAAAACCAGAAACGAAGGCGAAGATTGCATTGTAGCATCGATGCCAAGCCAGGGAGCAGTCAACGCAGAACTACTTGCAAACATGACCGAATTGCGAACTGTCCTCAGTCAAATTCGCGAATTGCGAAATAAATACGGTGTGAAAATGAATATCTCCGTTCCCTTGCACATCATGAAAAACGACCAAACCAATTTATTAGCAATCTCCGGAGCCTCCAGTTTATTGAAAAAGATGGCAGTATTAACGGAGATCCTGCAAACCGATCAGGAAATAGAAGCAGCCCAATCCTTTATGGGAATGCGCCAAAAGTATTTTGTACAACTCCCCGTTGAATTAGACATAGAAGCTGAAAAAACTGAATTGCTAAAAGAGATCAGCTATCAGGAAGGATTTATAAACAGCGTCCTCAAAAAATTAGAAAATGAACGCTTCGTTGCCTCTGCACCAAAAGACCTGGTAGCTAAAGAACGCAAAAAACTGGAAGACGGACAAAGCCGATTGATTGCGTTGAAAGAAAGACTGGAGTCAATTACGAATTAA
- a CDS encoding T9SS type A sorting domain-containing protein has protein sequence MQKIFTILFFLGLSVSWVNSQILWGGPNDPNSTFAGGFNDWTTQGLSSDDPAKADSARWYYSAAASAAGGAYYGTRGAINSPSRANGAMVFNSDLLDNAGVVGNFGGGKCPSLHSGVLTSPVINCAAFGGVALKFNQYYRNFNSTCFVDVSNDGGVNWNSYQLNQDIASNAETTTNNSVLIDISADAANQATVQFRFRFDGEYYFWIVDDVQLVSVPDYDLALNSHFYTPAAYRQPKAMICTDSFLFQANLNNKGGKAQTNVVLKGEVIGIDRKTVVFADSVIIDRLETTDDDTAFNVANLFVPNNLDFGKYFLRWSVYSKDATTADFNRNDNTRVDSFEISLNEFAKAPRATSGVRAGGGAAYVFGNQYRTSDCWNDNDKWFAKQARFSMVTNQGGTLDGYAVSIYLMKVKDDVDGGFTNFDGSGGIASPSVDILSAEAFSGTTEKNYDPITVDLTDFNTGDNGILLQKSSRYFIGVDHPATPTGAVPTFHSISNEKSYNSQPFSTFVIDQAGEWFNGFQGVNTPILELILEFVTKTDEKPLADNVMSLYPNPVVNDNLNVGLNFSNPTDANLTIADINGKILNFESHKQVTKDVFKISTSALNAGSYLIRVSTNEGTSTKQFTVVK, from the coding sequence ATGCAAAAAATTTTTACAATTTTATTTTTCTTAGGACTTAGCGTAAGCTGGGTAAACTCCCAGATCTTATGGGGAGGACCTAATGATCCAAATTCCACGTTTGCTGGTGGATTTAACGATTGGACTACCCAGGGTTTAAGTTCAGACGACCCTGCAAAAGCGGATAGTGCACGCTGGTATTATAGTGCTGCGGCATCTGCAGCAGGCGGCGCATATTATGGTACAAGAGGTGCAATTAACTCTCCTTCAAGAGCAAATGGAGCCATGGTTTTCAACTCCGATTTATTAGATAATGCTGGAGTTGTCGGAAATTTTGGCGGTGGCAAATGCCCTTCATTGCATTCAGGTGTATTAACTAGCCCTGTAATCAATTGCGCAGCTTTCGGCGGCGTTGCATTGAAGTTTAATCAGTACTATCGGAATTTTAATTCTACTTGTTTTGTAGATGTTTCCAATGACGGTGGTGTAAACTGGAATAGTTACCAGTTAAATCAGGATATCGCAAGCAATGCTGAAACGACTACAAACAATAGTGTTTTGATTGATATTTCTGCTGATGCAGCAAATCAAGCGACTGTTCAATTTCGTTTTCGTTTTGATGGCGAATATTATTTCTGGATTGTAGATGATGTTCAATTGGTTTCAGTACCAGATTATGACTTGGCTTTAAACAGTCATTTTTATACACCAGCTGCTTACAGACAGCCAAAAGCAATGATTTGTACAGACAGCTTTTTATTTCAGGCAAACCTTAATAACAAAGGTGGAAAAGCACAAACCAATGTGGTTTTAAAAGGAGAGGTTATTGGTATTGATCGCAAAACAGTTGTTTTTGCAGATTCAGTTATCATTGATCGTTTGGAAACTACAGATGATGACACTGCATTTAATGTAGCTAATTTATTTGTACCAAACAATTTAGACTTCGGTAAATATTTCCTCCGTTGGTCTGTTTACAGTAAAGATGCAACTACTGCTGATTTTAACAGAAACGACAATACCCGTGTTGACTCTTTTGAGATTTCCTTAAATGAGTTTGCTAAAGCTCCAAGAGCAACCAGTGGTGTTCGTGCAGGTGGTGGTGCTGCTTATGTTTTTGGTAACCAATACCGCACTTCAGATTGTTGGAATGACAATGATAAATGGTTTGCAAAACAAGCCAGATTCAGTATGGTAACCAATCAAGGGGGAACGCTTGATGGATATGCAGTTTCTATCTATTTAATGAAAGTTAAAGACGATGTAGATGGTGGATTCACCAATTTTGATGGATCAGGCGGAATCGCTTCACCTTCTGTAGATATTTTATCTGCTGAAGCATTTAGCGGTACTACTGAGAAAAATTACGACCCAATCACTGTGGATCTTACCGATTTCAATACAGGTGATAATGGAATTTTATTACAAAAGAGTTCTCGTTATTTCATTGGTGTGGATCACCCTGCAACTCCAACAGGCGCAGTACCAACATTCCACTCAATCAGCAATGAAAAATCATATAACTCTCAACCATTTTCAACGTTTGTAATTGACCAGGCTGGCGAATGGTTCAATGGATTCCAGGGAGTTAATACTCCGATTTTGGAATTAATCCTTGAGTTTGTTACTAAAACTGACGAAAAACCATTGGCTGACAATGTAATGAGTTTATATCCAAATCCAGTTGTTAATGACAACCTGAATGTTGGTTTGAATTTCTCTAACCCAACAGATGCTAACTTAACCATTGCAGATATCAATGGAAAAATCCTGAATTTTGAATCACACAAACAAGTAACTAAAGATGTATTTAAAATCAGTACATCTGCATTAAATGCAGGTTCTTATTTGATCCGTGTTTCTACCAATGAAGGAACCAGTACAAAACAATTTACAGTTGTAAAATAA
- a CDS encoding response regulator transcription factor: MSEQKINILICDDHTIFRTGMKNIVRKLPVTDHIYEASNGNEAIAVAETNKVDLILLDIEMPYLNGVDTAKYFKKNHPEIRIIMISFHNDKELFLQLYKIGVEGYLVKNTSLEDLKRGIVHVLEGNQFFSAELGATVIHGLINEKLQTPKDPLELLSEREVEILLLICQQLTTDEIAAQLFISPLTVKRHRQNLLDKTNSKNIVGLILYAIRNDLLDAATIK, from the coding sequence ATGAGTGAACAGAAAATCAACATTCTGATTTGTGATGATCATACCATCTTCCGGACCGGTATGAAAAACATCGTCCGCAAATTACCCGTTACAGATCATATCTATGAGGCTTCCAATGGAAATGAAGCCATTGCAGTAGCAGAAACCAATAAAGTTGATCTAATCCTTTTAGACATCGAAATGCCTTATCTCAATGGCGTAGATACAGCTAAATATTTCAAAAAAAATCATCCCGAGATTCGCATCATCATGATTTCCTTTCACAATGACAAGGAATTGTTTTTACAACTTTATAAAATAGGCGTCGAAGGATATTTAGTAAAAAATACTTCGCTGGAAGATTTAAAACGAGGCATCGTACATGTGTTGGAAGGCAATCAGTTCTTCTCTGCAGAGTTAGGCGCCACCGTCATCCACGGATTAATCAATGAAAAATTACAAACTCCTAAAGATCCACTAGAACTCTTATCTGAACGGGAAGTAGAAATCCTTTTACTCATTTGTCAACAACTTACTACCGACGAAATCGCTGCACAACTTTTCATCTCTCCTCTTACAGTCAAAAGACACCGCCAAAACTTATTGGATAAAACCAATTCCAAAAACATCGTTGGACTAATTTTATATGCAATCCGTAATGATTTGCTGGATGCAGCCACGATTAAATAG